In one Neobacillus sp. WH10 genomic region, the following are encoded:
- a CDS encoding acyl-CoA carboxylase subunit beta — protein sequence MLDIYEKINELYDKRREVELGGGDERIEKQHDKGKLTARERIEMLVDRGTFVELNPFIEHRTNDFGLDGQKGPGDGVVTGFGKVNGRPIYLFSQDFTVFGGALGEMHAKKIANVMDLAAKNGTPFVGLNDSGGARIQEGVVSLDGYGHIFYRNAIYSGVIPQISVIMGPCAGGAVYSPAITDFVFMVEKTSQMFITGPKVIETVTGEKISAEDLGGANVHNSISGNAHFQAESEAEVLENVRRLLSYLPQNNEEKPPTVEVEDDYDYRPELTDVIPFDAVRPYDVRKVIEHVTDADSFMEIQKNFAKNIVVGFARIKGETVGLVCNQPKVMAGGLDIDSSDKAARFIRTCDSFNIPIITFEDVTGFFPGVKQEHGGIIRHGAKILFAYSEATVPKLTVILRKAYGGAYVALNSKSIGADLVFAWPNAEIAVMGPQGAANIIFAKEITNSENPEMIRQQKIDEYREKFANPYVAASRGMVDDVIDPRETRIKIIQALEMLRNKKESRPYKKHGNIPL from the coding sequence ATGCTAGATATCTATGAAAAAATAAATGAATTATATGATAAGCGCAGAGAAGTCGAGCTTGGTGGCGGTGACGAGCGAATCGAGAAACAGCATGATAAAGGAAAATTGACAGCAAGAGAAAGAATTGAAATGTTAGTAGATAGGGGAACGTTTGTCGAATTGAATCCGTTCATTGAACACCGCACGAATGATTTTGGTCTTGATGGACAAAAAGGACCTGGCGACGGGGTTGTGACAGGATTCGGAAAAGTAAATGGAAGGCCCATTTATTTATTCTCACAAGACTTTACTGTTTTTGGCGGTGCACTAGGGGAAATGCATGCGAAAAAAATAGCGAATGTCATGGATTTAGCAGCTAAAAATGGTACGCCATTTGTTGGTCTAAATGACTCCGGCGGAGCACGGATTCAAGAAGGGGTTGTTTCGCTTGATGGCTATGGGCATATTTTTTATCGAAACGCCATATATTCTGGTGTAATCCCACAAATCTCTGTCATTATGGGTCCCTGTGCCGGCGGCGCCGTCTATTCACCGGCAATTACCGATTTTGTATTTATGGTTGAAAAAACAAGCCAAATGTTTATTACCGGACCGAAAGTTATTGAAACGGTAACCGGGGAAAAAATTTCTGCAGAAGATCTTGGCGGTGCGAATGTTCATAACTCCATCAGTGGAAATGCCCATTTTCAAGCTGAATCTGAAGCAGAGGTTCTAGAAAATGTCCGCAGGCTTTTAAGCTATCTTCCGCAAAATAATGAAGAAAAGCCACCTACAGTTGAGGTGGAGGACGATTACGATTATCGTCCTGAATTAACGGATGTGATCCCTTTTGATGCTGTAAGGCCTTATGATGTCCGTAAAGTGATTGAACATGTTACAGATGCCGACTCCTTTATGGAAATTCAAAAGAATTTTGCTAAAAATATTGTTGTCGGATTTGCGAGAATTAAAGGTGAAACAGTTGGATTAGTCTGCAATCAGCCGAAGGTGATGGCTGGAGGCCTGGATATTGATTCATCCGATAAAGCGGCTCGATTTATCCGCACCTGCGATTCTTTTAATATCCCAATCATTACGTTTGAAGATGTAACCGGTTTCTTCCCGGGGGTTAAGCAGGAGCATGGGGGTATCATCCGCCATGGGGCGAAGATTTTATTTGCTTATTCAGAAGCAACAGTGCCGAAGCTGACGGTGATTTTAAGAAAGGCTTATGGAGGTGCCTATGTGGCGTTAAATAGTAAGTCCATTGGTGCTGACCTGGTATTTGCCTGGCCAAATGCGGAAATTGCCGTCATGGGGCCGCAAGGTGCTGCAAATATAATTTTTGCCAAAGAGATTACTAATAGCGAAAATCCTGAAATGATAAGACAGCAAAAAATTGATGAATACCGGGAAAAGTTTGCTAATCCGTATGTAGCAGCAAGCAGAGGGATGGTCGATGATGTCATCGATCCTCGGGAAACAAGAATAAAAATTATTCAAGCGTTGGAAATGCTGCGGAATAAAAAAGAATCGAGACCATACAAAAAACATGGTAATATTCCACTTTAA
- the scpA gene encoding methylmalonyl-CoA mutase → MKKQKPNFQNISLFNKQKLITKEEWHEKIKQEIETSIDDLLFETNEQIVIKPLYTKEDREGLEHIDDLPGLPPYTRGPYPTMYVNRPWTVRQYAGFSTAEESNAFYRRNLAMGQKGLSVAFDLATHRGYDSDHPRVVGDVGKAGVAIDSILDMKTLFDGIPLDRMSVSMTMNGAVLPILAFFIVTAEEQGVSQEKLSGTIQNDILKEYMVRNTYIYPPEMSMKIIADIFEYTSKYMPKFNSISISGYHMQEAGAPADLELAYTLADGLEYVRTGLKAGIEIDLFAPRLSFFWAIGMNYFMEVAKMRAARLIWAKMMKSFHPNNEKSLALRTHSQTSGWSLTEQDPFNNVTRTLIEAHAAAMGHTQSLHTNALDEAIALPTDFSARIARNTQLFLQEETGITNVIDPWAGSYYVEKLTDELVNRAWTHIEEIEGLGGMAKAIETGLPKMRIEEAAARRQAQIDSGNETIIGVNRYRLEKEEAIDILDIDNTAVRLKQIEKLHALKAGRDDQKVEEALSALTKAAETGEQNLLELAVQAARVRATLGEISDAIERVASRHKAVIRSISGVYSTAFSNEEEIFEVKKMTDEFLENEGRRPRILIAKMGQDGHDRGAKVIATAFADLGFDVDIGPLFQTPEETAMQAVENDVHVIGISSLAAGHKTLLPQLVEELIKVKREDILIVIGGVIPAQDYQFLFEHGASAIFGPGTIIPVAAQKVIKEIYRQLGYEEVAQ, encoded by the coding sequence TTGAAGAAACAAAAGCCTAATTTTCAAAATATATCTTTGTTTAATAAGCAGAAACTCATAACTAAAGAAGAATGGCATGAAAAAATCAAACAGGAAATTGAAACTTCCATTGACGATTTACTATTTGAAACAAATGAGCAAATTGTCATAAAACCGCTTTATACAAAAGAGGATCGGGAAGGGTTAGAGCATATTGATGATCTTCCAGGACTTCCTCCATATACTAGAGGGCCTTATCCCACGATGTATGTGAACCGTCCATGGACGGTCAGGCAGTATGCAGGGTTTTCAACTGCTGAGGAAAGCAATGCCTTTTACCGTCGAAATCTGGCAATGGGACAAAAGGGATTATCGGTTGCCTTTGATTTAGCTACTCACCGGGGCTATGACTCTGATCATCCGCGTGTGGTGGGAGATGTTGGTAAAGCGGGTGTTGCGATTGATTCTATACTTGATATGAAGACACTTTTTGATGGGATACCCCTAGACCGAATGTCCGTTTCGATGACCATGAACGGAGCAGTTTTGCCAATCCTAGCTTTCTTCATCGTGACAGCTGAAGAACAAGGTGTAAGTCAAGAAAAACTTTCGGGAACGATCCAAAATGACATTTTAAAAGAATATATGGTTCGGAACACGTATATTTATCCGCCAGAAATGTCAATGAAAATCATTGCGGATATCTTTGAATATACGTCCAAATACATGCCGAAGTTTAATAGTATCAGTATTTCAGGCTACCACATGCAAGAAGCAGGGGCACCAGCGGACTTGGAATTGGCTTATACATTAGCTGATGGACTGGAATATGTTAGGACTGGTCTAAAAGCGGGGATTGAAATCGATTTATTTGCACCAAGGCTGTCGTTTTTCTGGGCAATCGGAATGAATTACTTCATGGAAGTCGCCAAAATGAGGGCGGCCCGATTGATTTGGGCAAAAATGATGAAATCCTTCCATCCTAATAATGAGAAGTCGTTAGCACTTCGTACCCATTCGCAAACATCTGGCTGGAGCTTGACTGAGCAGGATCCTTTTAACAATGTTACAAGAACATTAATCGAGGCACATGCGGCAGCAATGGGTCATACACAATCGCTGCATACGAATGCCTTGGATGAAGCAATAGCTTTACCAACAGATTTCTCAGCCCGCATTGCTCGTAACACTCAGTTGTTTTTACAAGAAGAAACTGGAATAACAAACGTAATCGACCCTTGGGCAGGATCTTATTATGTAGAAAAGCTGACCGATGAATTGGTTAATAGAGCTTGGACACATATTGAAGAAATAGAAGGTCTTGGGGGGATGGCGAAAGCGATTGAAACAGGCCTTCCGAAGATGAGAATCGAAGAGGCAGCGGCGAGAAGACAAGCTCAAATCGATTCGGGGAATGAAACAATTATCGGTGTTAATCGTTATCGCCTTGAAAAAGAAGAAGCAATTGATATTTTAGATATTGATAATACTGCTGTCCGGTTAAAGCAAATCGAAAAATTACATGCGTTAAAGGCCGGCCGTGATGACCAAAAGGTTGAAGAGGCACTTAGCGCATTAACAAAAGCAGCGGAAACAGGAGAGCAAAATTTATTAGAGCTTGCGGTTCAAGCGGCAAGAGTGAGAGCAACACTAGGAGAAATTTCCGATGCGATTGAGCGTGTTGCCAGTAGACATAAAGCGGTAATCCGTTCGATTAGTGGGGTTTATAGTACCGCATTTAGTAATGAAGAAGAAATTTTTGAAGTGAAAAAAATGACAGATGAATTTCTTGAGAATGAAGGAAGAAGGCCGAGGATTCTTATTGCAAAAATGGGACAGGACGGACATGACCGCGGGGCAAAGGTGATTGCCACTGCCTTCGCTGACCTTGGGTTTGATGTAGATATTGGCCCATTGTTCCAGACACCAGAAGAAACAGCGATGCAGGCTGTTGAAAACGATGTCCATGTAATTGGGATTAGTTCGCTTGCTGCAGGACATAAAACATTATTACCCCAGCTTGTCGAAGAATTAATAAAAGTAAAACGGGAAGATATTTTAATTGTCATCGGCGGTGTCATCCCAGCGCAGGATTATCAATTTTTATTTGAGCATGGTGCATCGGCCATCTTTGGTCCGGGAACTATTATCCCTGTTGCAGCGCAAAAGGTAATTAAGGAGATATATAGACAACTCGGTTATGAGGAAGTGGCACAATAA
- a CDS encoding BrxA/BrxB family bacilliredoxin has protein sequence MSMDFNLFMNDVVNQARQEIVAAGYKELKTTKDVEEALSQKGTTLVMINSVCGCAGGVARPAAAHAVHYDKRPDHLVTVFAGQDKEATETARSYFTGYPPSSPSFALLKDGKICSMVERHQIEGFDPATVVSRLQKEFDEYCEEF, from the coding sequence ATGAGCATGGATTTTAACCTTTTCATGAATGATGTGGTTAACCAGGCACGTCAAGAAATCGTGGCAGCTGGGTATAAAGAACTTAAAACAACTAAGGATGTTGAAGAGGCGTTATCACAAAAGGGAACAACCTTAGTCATGATCAATTCCGTTTGTGGATGCGCTGGTGGTGTGGCAAGACCTGCAGCAGCACATGCCGTTCATTATGATAAACGTCCTGATCACTTGGTCACCGTTTTTGCCGGGCAGGATAAAGAAGCAACTGAAACAGCACGGAGCTATTTCACCGGCTATCCGCCATCCTCTCCGTCTTTTGCACTATTGAAGGATGGAAAGATCTGCTCAATGGTCGAAAGACATCAAATCGAAGGCTTCGATCCTGCAACAGTCGTTTCAAGATTACAAAAAGAATTTGATGAATACTGTGAAGAATTTTAA
- a CDS encoding methylmalonyl-CoA mutase subunit beta, whose translation MKSLKKIKSQSFALKSKNEWKEKAEASLKGKTVESLQTITYEKIVLKPLYTKQNEQSVGEFPGGSDFRRGVYPLGYMTNEWKTSQRIFYQTPGELQEKLHKSFEKGQSAISFEVKKVLFEAEESLVNIIAESYHHYPFAINAKDLQTSFLAEAARLDKLDQINGYIGSDPIALFVEEGLISEEFFTEWVKNIQLSMRKFPNLRTILIDTVPYHNGGGNAVQELGIAIAEGVYYLEKLQESGMDLEKILTKMIFQFSISSNYFMEIAKLRAARVLWNRITELYGAKDDVRGLIIAAETSSFTKTVHDQHVNLLRAGNEAFAAVIGGVQFLHVRPYDEYNGTTPFSERIARNIQLLLKEEAHLKKVIDPAGGSWYVEELTNQLAEKAWQFFQKIEANGGILEVLKSNWLQQEIAAVYEKMNMDTQTRKQSIIGTNVYANLDENVAKKPLLKENFHFAGGDHSLIKIEAIYGRRLAEPFEELRSKAKSLKEKIGSAPSVGMLCLGELKQHKARLDFMKGFLAAGGIRAVESKPILSFENARQFVTEHSVNYFCLCGTNDQYEMIGHEIITLLISKFPERKFYLAGLPERENHSRWMDDGITQFIHTKSNCYETLSVILNDLEVRTIEETKA comes from the coding sequence ATGAAAAGTTTGAAGAAAATAAAAAGTCAGTCTTTTGCTCTAAAGTCAAAGAATGAATGGAAAGAAAAAGCTGAGGCATCCTTAAAAGGAAAAACAGTTGAATCATTACAAACCATTACATATGAAAAAATAGTTTTGAAACCGCTTTATACCAAACAGAATGAGCAGTCCGTTGGAGAATTTCCAGGTGGTTCAGATTTCAGAAGAGGAGTTTACCCACTTGGATATATGACAAATGAATGGAAGACATCACAGCGTATTTTCTATCAAACACCGGGAGAATTGCAGGAGAAACTTCATAAATCATTTGAAAAAGGGCAATCTGCTATTTCTTTTGAAGTGAAGAAGGTATTGTTTGAGGCGGAAGAAAGCCTGGTAAACATTATAGCGGAATCTTATCATCACTACCCATTTGCTATTAATGCTAAAGATTTACAAACTTCATTTCTTGCTGAGGCAGCTAGATTGGATAAACTAGATCAAATTAACGGATATATTGGTTCCGATCCAATTGCGTTATTTGTTGAAGAAGGTCTTATTTCTGAAGAATTTTTCACTGAATGGGTAAAGAACATTCAGCTCTCAATGAGAAAATTCCCTAACTTACGCACGATCTTAATTGATACTGTTCCCTATCATAATGGAGGGGGGAATGCCGTTCAAGAACTTGGGATTGCCATAGCAGAAGGGGTATATTATCTTGAAAAGCTGCAGGAATCCGGAATGGATCTGGAAAAAATTTTAACAAAAATGATTTTCCAATTCTCGATAAGCAGTAACTATTTCATGGAGATTGCTAAACTACGGGCAGCAAGAGTACTGTGGAATCGAATTACCGAACTTTATGGTGCGAAAGATGACGTCCGTGGATTGATCATTGCTGCTGAAACTTCTTCTTTTACTAAAACCGTTCATGACCAGCATGTAAACTTACTTCGAGCTGGAAATGAAGCCTTTGCGGCGGTAATTGGGGGGGTACAGTTTTTACATGTAAGGCCTTACGATGAATACAATGGCACAACACCGTTTTCCGAGAGAATAGCTAGAAATATCCAACTTCTCTTAAAAGAAGAAGCACATCTGAAAAAAGTGATTGATCCTGCTGGGGGTTCATGGTATGTGGAAGAATTAACAAATCAGCTGGCTGAAAAGGCGTGGCAATTTTTTCAGAAAATCGAAGCCAACGGGGGTATCCTTGAAGTTTTAAAATCCAATTGGCTGCAGCAGGAAATTGCAGCTGTGTATGAAAAAATGAATATGGATACTCAAACAAGAAAGCAAAGTATTATCGGAACAAATGTCTATGCTAATTTAGATGAAAATGTAGCTAAAAAACCACTTTTAAAGGAAAATTTCCATTTTGCAGGCGGAGATCATTCGTTAATAAAAATTGAAGCTATTTACGGAAGGAGATTAGCCGAACCATTTGAAGAATTACGAAGTAAGGCAAAGAGTCTTAAAGAAAAAATAGGTTCTGCCCCATCTGTTGGCATGCTTTGTCTTGGTGAATTAAAACAGCATAAAGCAAGGCTTGATTTCATGAAGGGATTTCTTGCAGCTGGCGGTATAAGAGCAGTAGAGAGTAAACCTATTTTATCATTTGAGAATGCTAGACAGTTTGTTACAGAACATTCTGTTAACTACTTTTGCCTTTGTGGCACAAATGATCAGTATGAAATGATAGGGCACGAAATTATAACCTTATTAATCTCTAAATTCCCTGAGCGAAAATTTTATTTAGCGGGACTTCCTGAAAGAGAAAACCACTCCCGGTGGATGGATGATGGAATAACCCAATTTATTCACACAAAAAGCAACTGTTACGAAACCCTTTCGGTAATCCTTAATGATTTGGAGGTGAGGACAATTGAAGAAACAAAAGCCTAA
- a CDS encoding amino acid ABC transporter ATP-binding protein — protein MIKIENLYKSYGKLEVLKGISTTINSGEVVAIIGPSGSGKSTFLRCLNLLEEPSNGNIWIGDQDVTDKTTNIMKVRQNVGMVFQHFQLFPHKTVLQNLTYAPMKVKGMSKDQAEKIAYGLLEKVGLSEKANEYPARLSGGQKQRVAIARALAMEPEVMLFDEPTSALDPEMVKEVLEVMKSLAHTGMTMAIVTHEMGFAREVADRVLFLDGGVLVEDASPKEFFANPKSQRAQDFLQKVL, from the coding sequence GTGATTAAGATCGAGAACTTGTACAAAAGCTATGGAAAACTGGAAGTTTTAAAGGGAATATCAACCACTATCAATTCGGGTGAAGTCGTTGCAATAATTGGCCCTTCAGGCTCAGGAAAATCTACATTCCTACGCTGTTTGAACCTACTTGAAGAACCATCGAATGGGAATATTTGGATTGGTGATCAAGATGTAACCGATAAAACAACAAATATTATGAAGGTACGGCAAAATGTAGGCATGGTTTTTCAACACTTTCAATTGTTTCCACATAAAACCGTTTTACAAAACCTTACTTATGCACCTATGAAGGTAAAAGGGATGTCGAAGGATCAAGCTGAAAAGATTGCCTACGGATTATTAGAAAAAGTAGGGTTATCTGAAAAAGCGAATGAATACCCAGCAAGATTGTCTGGCGGACAAAAACAGCGGGTGGCGATTGCCCGAGCACTAGCGATGGAGCCGGAGGTTATGCTTTTCGATGAACCAACGTCCGCTCTTGATCCGGAAATGGTTAAAGAGGTTTTAGAGGTAATGAAATCACTGGCCCATACTGGGATGACGATGGCAATTGTGACACATGAAATGGGTTTTGCAAGAGAAGTAGCTGACAGGGTTCTGTTCCTTGATGGAGGGGTACTCGTTGAAGATGCATCACCAAAAGAATTCTTTGCTAATCCAAAGAGCCAGCGAGCCCAGGATTTCTTACAAAAAGTGCTATAA
- a CDS encoding amino acid ABC transporter permease: MNLDFTPFIPSMPYILKGILVTLQIVLLAGVLGFVLGIILSLFKISSIKILSWVANVYTSIFRGTPLVLQLMLIYYGSPQVIGYQIEPYTAAILSFALNSGAYISEIIRAGILAVDKGQQEAAMALGVPYGKMMWDIILPQALKNILPALMNEFISLTKESAIVTTIGVMDIMRRSYQVGAENYSFFEPLLIAGLIYYLMVITLTFLGKALEGRMRRSD, encoded by the coding sequence ATGAACTTAGATTTTACTCCATTCATTCCCTCCATGCCATATATTTTAAAAGGGATTTTAGTGACCCTTCAGATTGTGCTTTTAGCCGGGGTATTGGGGTTTGTACTTGGAATTATTTTATCATTATTTAAAATTAGCTCAATAAAAATTCTTAGCTGGGTTGCAAATGTGTATACCTCGATTTTTCGCGGGACACCGTTAGTGTTGCAATTAATGTTAATTTATTATGGATCGCCACAGGTGATTGGTTATCAAATTGAACCATATACAGCGGCCATTTTATCGTTTGCACTTAATTCTGGTGCCTATATCTCTGAAATTATTCGTGCAGGAATTCTTGCCGTTGATAAAGGTCAGCAAGAAGCAGCAATGGCGTTAGGGGTGCCTTATGGAAAAATGATGTGGGATATCATCCTGCCACAGGCACTTAAAAATATTCTCCCGGCGTTGATGAATGAATTCATTTCCTTAACAAAAGAATCAGCAATTGTTACAACGATTGGGGTTATGGACATTATGCGCCGGTCTTATCAAGTGGGAGCAGAAAATTACTCGTTTTTTGAACCATTATTAATTGCCGGCTTGATCTATTATTTAATGGTGATTACCTTGACCTTCTTAGGAAAAGCGCTTGAGGGGAGAATGAGACGCAGTGATTAA
- the prli42 gene encoding stressosome-associated protein Prli42, with product MKNKKTRKFIVYLMLFAMLASTLLIGIGSFLS from the coding sequence TTGAAAAATAAGAAAACAAGAAAATTTATCGTTTATTTAATGCTTTTCGCTATGCTTGCCTCAACTCTCCTAATTGGAATTGGTTCATTTCTTTCCTAA
- the meaB gene encoding methylmalonyl Co-A mutase-associated GTPase MeaB — protein sequence MGTDHKPEWSDPNNPESCSSIVRKGEELEGQAASVKKNIRFQKRISSEPAVEELYEGVIKGDRSILARAITLVESNAEQHFQKAQQLLQKLLQYSGKSIRIGITGVPGAGKSTFIEAFGTYLCSLGHQVAVLAIDPSSSISGGSILGDKTRMEQLARNPRAFIRPSPTAGKLGGVHRKTREAMVLCEAAGFDVILIETVGVGQSEVIIRDMVDFFMLLVLTGAGDELQGMKKGIMELADAILVHKADGANKPKAEQTRNEYNRILHFLQPATKGWTTKAYTCSSLTHEGISEIWNVIQSFEQIGKTSGVFDNRRKNQAREWLFSMITDQLLFSFYHHKGVKSELPKLENKVIAGETTVASAVETLFNTFLAIKE from the coding sequence ATGGGTACGGATCATAAACCGGAATGGAGCGACCCAAATAACCCGGAAAGCTGTTCAAGCATTGTCAGAAAGGGAGAGGAGCTTGAGGGTCAAGCTGCTTCCGTCAAAAAAAATATCCGCTTTCAAAAACGCATTTCTTCTGAGCCTGCGGTTGAGGAGCTCTATGAAGGGGTCATTAAAGGTGATAGAAGTATTCTGGCAAGGGCGATCACGCTTGTGGAGAGCAATGCCGAGCAGCATTTTCAAAAGGCACAGCAGCTGCTGCAAAAACTGCTGCAATATAGCGGGAAATCGATTCGGATTGGCATCACTGGAGTTCCTGGTGCAGGTAAAAGCACCTTTATCGAGGCATTTGGTACCTACCTTTGCAGCTTAGGACATCAAGTAGCCGTGTTAGCCATTGATCCAAGCTCAAGTATTAGCGGCGGCAGTATTCTTGGGGATAAAACAAGAATGGAACAATTGGCAAGAAACCCAAGAGCCTTTATTCGCCCTTCACCAACGGCGGGAAAGCTTGGCGGGGTTCATCGAAAAACGAGGGAAGCGATGGTACTATGTGAGGCTGCCGGTTTTGATGTCATCTTAATCGAAACGGTTGGTGTGGGCCAAAGTGAGGTCATTATTCGGGATATGGTCGATTTTTTCATGCTGCTTGTGCTGACGGGTGCAGGCGACGAGCTTCAGGGGATGAAAAAAGGGATTATGGAACTGGCTGATGCGATTCTCGTTCATAAAGCAGACGGTGCGAATAAACCGAAAGCAGAGCAAACAAGAAATGAGTATAATCGAATCCTCCACTTCCTGCAGCCTGCAACAAAAGGCTGGACAACAAAGGCTTATACATGTTCATCTTTGACCCATGAGGGGATCAGTGAAATCTGGAACGTCATCCAATCATTTGAACAAATAGGGAAAACGTCCGGAGTATTTGATAATAGAAGAAAAAACCAAGCACGGGAATGGCTCTTTTCGATGATAACCGACCAGCTCCTTTTTTCTTTTTATCATCATAAGGGAGTAAAAAGCGAGCTGCCAAAATTAGAAAATAAAGTGATTGCAGGGGAAACAACTGTCGCTTCTGCTGTTGAAACTTTATTCAATACCTTTTTAGCAATAAAAGAATGA
- the mce gene encoding methylmalonyl-CoA epimerase — protein MIKKVDHIGIAVKSLDETLPFYTEVLKLSLLGVEEVESQKVKVAFLQAGETKLELLEPTSVESSIATFIEKRGEGIHHVALGVTSIKERISEMKEKGIRMIDEAPRPGAGGANIAFMHPKSASGVLYELCEKKGMKG, from the coding sequence ATGATTAAAAAAGTCGACCATATCGGAATTGCTGTGAAGTCTCTTGATGAAACACTACCTTTTTATACTGAGGTGTTAAAGCTGTCTTTGTTAGGCGTTGAAGAGGTTGAAAGTCAAAAGGTCAAGGTCGCATTTTTGCAAGCAGGTGAAACGAAGCTCGAACTGCTTGAGCCGACATCGGTGGAAAGTTCAATTGCTACTTTTATCGAAAAGCGTGGTGAGGGGATCCACCATGTGGCACTTGGTGTTACATCAATTAAAGAAAGGATTTCCGAAATGAAAGAAAAAGGGATTCGCATGATTGATGAGGCGCCTAGACCCGGTGCAGGAGGAGCAAATATTGCCTTCATGCATCCAAAATCGGCATCAGGGGTATTATATGAGCTTTGTGAAAAGAAGGGGATGAAGGGGTAA
- a CDS encoding transporter substrate-binding domain-containing protein: MKKAVILLLTMMMSVGLLAACGTSEKESKKSGDKKELVMATSADYPPFEYVETGKSDEIVGFDVDLAKAIAKNLGYEVKVKDMDFGGLVQSLKSGQADFVLAGMTPTEKRKKNVDFSDIYYTAQHLVISKKDSGIETIEDLKGKSVGVQLGSIQEGKAEEINKQVPIKIENRNRIPDLIQEIKSGRLDAAIIEDTVAKGYLEKEKDFAGFTISDDPDEAGSAIAFPKNSDLTAKFNKELKKMKENGELQKLVVKWFGGEQ; encoded by the coding sequence ATGAAAAAGGCAGTTATTTTATTATTAACCATGATGATGTCAGTAGGTTTACTTGCAGCTTGTGGAACAAGTGAGAAAGAAAGTAAGAAAAGTGGAGATAAGAAGGAATTAGTGATGGCAACGTCTGCCGACTATCCTCCATTTGAATATGTTGAAACTGGAAAAAGTGATGAAATCGTTGGTTTTGATGTTGACCTGGCAAAAGCAATTGCGAAAAATCTTGGTTATGAAGTAAAAGTCAAAGATATGGACTTTGGCGGTTTAGTTCAATCACTTAAATCAGGACAAGCAGATTTTGTCTTAGCGGGAATGACACCAACAGAAAAAAGAAAGAAAAACGTTGATTTCAGTGATATTTATTATACAGCCCAGCACTTGGTTATTTCTAAAAAAGACAGTGGTATTGAAACAATTGAAGATTTAAAAGGTAAATCAGTTGGAGTACAGCTTGGTTCAATTCAAGAAGGAAAAGCAGAGGAAATCAATAAACAAGTTCCAATTAAAATTGAAAACCGTAACCGTATTCCGGATCTAATCCAAGAAATTAAATCAGGTCGTTTGGATGCAGCTATCATTGAGGACACTGTTGCAAAGGGCTATCTTGAAAAAGAAAAAGATTTTGCGGGCTTTACTATTAGTGATGATCCAGATGAAGCTGGTTCTGCGATTGCGTTTCCGAAAAATAGTGATTTAACAGCGAAGTTTAACAAAGAATTAAAGAAAATGAAAGAAAACGGCGAACTGCAAAAATTGGTTGTAAAGTGGTTCGGCGGGGAACAATAA